One window of Quercus robur chromosome 5, dhQueRobu3.1, whole genome shotgun sequence genomic DNA carries:
- the LOC126727105 gene encoding uncharacterized protein LOC126727105: protein MSFTGESHHHSPAVPRLRRRRRKPKNSNRFRLLGPPPTTTPHSSWKFEDNKNDLVFNYQHHHHHTKLVSELFQRGRVQASARKLAAGLWRLLGAPHCQQTGIGRVKIKFTHHRKSRDYGLEIKDQLQLQRSLPVSHPKDGIQYEPESSLQYPKCAMEGATKWEPRRSKVFDKVYQFNSHIKLLENQDNASISIVSVLQAELIRARSRIRELEDELKSSKKKSEHLLRKVEEERISWQSRERAKILVVVDGLKNELGRERKNRHKMEIFSSKLVNQVANAKLSAKQIMQNYEEEKRLRELMEEVCSELAKQIGEDEASVEGLKRKYKKVCEEVEEERKMWQMAEVWREEHVQMKLVDAKLALEERYFQMNKLVTDLETFLRSRSSNLNVMELREAELIMQAIKSMNIQDIKEIELLSEGEANEKEIEPCLNNNASDKKLVLKHSNHVIDYKSGLEEDIRGGESASHAEDQGCICSLEGSGTSVNRFNQEKKVLETRIECDENTNQESLSPEISEVCSLSDKKIKQKASPVSNPWKSHPSNGEFYKILIDEDNRRLSNGTISSVKKSSTCRGSAEGEPRCQDTVAQQSVPDSANPHITRGMKGRIEWPRGIQKHNAKAKLLEVKIESQKSQLRHILKQKT, encoded by the exons ATGAGCTTCACAGGTGAGTCCCACCACCACTCACCGGCGGTTCCTCGTctccgccgccgccgccgcaaACCCAAGAATTCTAACCGGTTCCGCCTGCTCGGACCTCCACCAACTACTACTCCCCACTCGTCCTGGAAGTTCGAAGACAACAAAAACGACCTTGTCTTTAActaccaacaccaccaccaccacacgaAGCTCGTCTCCGAGCTATTTCAACGAGGCAGAGTCCAAGCCTCCGCCAGAAAACTCGCCGCCGGTCTCTGGCGATTGCTCGGTGCACCTCACTGTCAGcag ACTGGTATTGGACGTGTAAAGATTAAGTTTACCCATCACCGGAAAAGTAGGGACTATGGTCTGGAAATAAAGGATCAGTTGCAGTTGCAAAGATCCCTACCTGTCTCTCATCCAAAGGATGGAATCCAGTATGAG CCTGAATCTTCTTTGCAATATCCCAAATGCGCAATGGAGGGGGCAACAAAGTGGGAACCTAGGCGTTCAAAAGTGTTTGACAAGGTCTACCAGTTTAACAGCCACATAAAGCTTCTTGAAAATCAAGACAATGCTTCTATCTCTATTGTTTCTGTCCTGCAAGCAGAACTAATACGTGCTAGATCAAGAATTCGTGAACTTGAAGATGAGTTGAAGTCCTCTAAGAAAAAAAGTGAACACTTGCTGAGGAAGGTTGAAGAGGAAAGGATTTCATGGCAGAGCAGAGAACGTGCAAAAATTCTTGTGGTTGTGGATGGCTTAAAGAATGAATTAGGCAGGGAAAGGAAGAATCGtcataagatggaaattttcaGTTCCAAATTGGTCAATCAGGTTGCCAATGCCAAGTTATCTGCAAAGCAGATCATGCAAAATTATGAGGAAGAAAAAAGGCTTCGAGAGCTAATGGAGGAAGTTTGTAGTGAACTAGCCAAGCAAATTGGAGAAGATGAGGCCAGTGTTGAGGGATTGAAGAGAAAGTACAAGAAAGTTTGTGAGGAAGTGGAAGAAGAGAGGAAGATGTGGCAGATGGCTGAGGTTTGGCGTGAAGAACATGTCCAAATGAAGCTGGTTGATGCAAAGCTTGCTCTTGAAGAAAGATATTTTCAGATGAACAAGCTGGTAACAGACCTTGAGACTTTCCTGAGGTCCAGAAGTTCTAACCTGAATGTCATGGAGTTGAGGGAAGCTGAGTTGATCATGCAGGCAATTAAATCAATGAATATTCAAGATATCAAGGAGATTGAACTTCTCAGTGAAGGTGAAGCTAACGAAAAGGAGATTGAACCATGTTTAAATAACAATGCCTCCGACAAAAAGTTGGTGCTGAAACATTCAAATCATGTTATTGATTATAAGAGTGGTCTAGAAGAAGATATTAGAGGTGGGGAAAGTGCTAGCCATGCTGAGGATCAGGGTTGCATTTGCTCACTTGAAGGTAGTGGCACCTCAGTTAATAGGttcaaccaagaaaaaaaagttttggagaCCCGAATTGAATGTGATGAAAACACAAATCAAGAATCTCTTAGTCCAGAAATCAGTGAGGTTTGCTCACTATCtgataagaaaataaagcaGAAGGCATCTCCAGTATCGAATCCCTGGAAATCACACCCAAGTAATGGTGAATTCTATAAGATTTTGATAGATGAGGATAATCGAAGGCTTTCAAATGGGACAATTTCTAGTGTCAAGAAATCTTCTACATGTAGAGGGTCAGCTGAAGGTGAGCCCAGATGCCAGGATACAGTGGCACAACAGAGTGTACCAGACTCGGCCAATCCACACATTACTCGAGGGATGAAAGGACGCATAGAGTGGCCACGAGGCATTCAAAAACATAATGCGAAGGCCAAGCTTCTGGAAGTGAAAATTGAAAGCCAGAAATCTCAATTGCGTCACATTCTTAAACAGAAGACTTAA